From the genome of Lotus japonicus ecotype B-129 chromosome 6, LjGifu_v1.2, one region includes:
- the LOC130724339 gene encoding homeobox-leucine zipper protein HAT22-like: protein MEGDDEACNKGLSLELRLGAYESKDQEKQKVEKPVAAAGLDLSFDDDHDQDHHDDDEGKGLFLKRGNEEHHHPNEESPDNTNDSRKKLRLTKAQSFRLEDAFKMNDSINAAQKQALAEELNLKPRQIEVWFQNRRARTKLKQTEVNCEFFKKIHEKLTNENLRLKKELEELRALKVGAPPLHSSHLSKASEIHSFCPSCRSLFIRKPNEGNNNAAISNVVPNSCCKLQMKRV from the exons atggaaggtgatgatgaagcaTGCAACAAGGGCCTGAGTCTGGAACTGAGATTGGGGGCATATGAGTCAAAGGATCAGGAGAAGCAGAAAGTGGAGAAACCTGTTGCTGCAGCTGGTTTGGACTTATCTTTCGATGATGATCATGATCAGGATCATCATGATGACGATGAGGGAAAAGGACTCTTTCTGAAGAGAGGAAATGAAGAACACCATCACCCAAATGAAGAGAGTCCTGATAACACCAATGACAGCAGAAAGAAACTGAGGCTTACCAAGGCACAATCATTCAGACTTGAGGATGCTTTCAAGATGAATGACTCCATTAATGCG GCTCAGAAGCAGGCACTTGCTGAGGAATTGAATTTGAAGCCAAGACAGATCGAGGTTTGGTTCCAGAACAGAAGAGCAAG GACCAAGCTGAAACAAACCGAGGTGAATTGTGAGTTCTTCAAGAAAATCCATGAAAAGCTAACCAATGAGAACCTGAGGTTGAAGAAGGAATTGGAGGAGCTTCGTGCACTGAAAGTTGGAGCACCACCACTGCACAGTTCTCATCTCTCCAAGGCTTCTGAAATCCATAGCTTCTGTCCATCTTGCAGGTCACTATTTATACGAAAGCCCAATGAAGGAAACAACAATGCTGCCATTTCCAATGTGGTCCCAAACAGCTGCTGCAAATTGCAGATGAAACGCGTTTAG
- the LOC130726188 gene encoding glutaredoxin-C4, whose product MAASARITVAAMAVIALAASLCWVSASASSVGEFVHNTISSHKIVIFSKTYCPYCNRAKAVFKELNQVPYVVELDERDDGSKIQDYLINIVGKRTVPQVFINGKHLGGSDDTVEAYESGLLAKLLGIETQAHDDL is encoded by the exons ATGGCCGCATCTGCGAGAATCACGGTGGCAGCTATGGCGGTGATAGCCTTAGCCGCCTCTCTctgttgggtttcagcttcagcttcatcTGTGGGCGAGTTTGTCCACAACACCATCTCTTCTCACAAGATCGTCATCTTTTCCAAGACCTATTGCCC GTACTGCAATAGAGCAAAAGCTGTTTTCAAAGAGTTGAACCAAGTGCCGTATGTTGTTGAGCTTGACGAGAGAG ATGATGGATCCAAGATTCAGGATTACTTGATTAACATTGTTGGGAAGCGTACTGTGCCACAAGTTTTCATTAATGGCAAACACCTTGGAGGCTCAGATG ATACTGTTGAAGCCTATGAGAGTGGACTTCTAGCTAAACTTCTGGGGATTGAGACACAGGCTCACGATGACctttga